Genomic DNA from Thermococcus sp.:
TTCTCTCCGGGCTTCGGGCTCCGGGGGCTTCGGCGGCTCCTCAACGGGGGGCCTTGGCGGCTTGGGAGGCTCCTCTTTTATGGTCATGCTGAGGTAAACCGTCCTGAGGAGCTCGTCAACGAGGCCTTTGTCCTCGGCAAATATGTAGCCCTGTCCCACTATCACCCTGCCCGCCAGGCCGAGCTTCTCGACGGCCTTTCCAATGTACGCCTCATCTGGAACCGGCTCCGCTGGGAAGAGCGACTTCCAGGCTTCGTCAATCCTGTAAATGTTCCTTGAGCTCTCAAGGAGCGCCTTAAGGCCTTCGTTCTCCTCCTTGAGCTTTTCGTTTTCCTCTCTCAGCTCCTCGCATGCCTTAGCAACCGCCTCGTACTCCTCCTTGAGCTTCCTGTACTCCTCCCCCAGGCCGTCGTAGCGACCTTTGAGGTCAAGGAGCTGGTTTCTGAGCGCCATATACTCGGGGAGTATCTGAAGGCTCTTGAGGCCGGCGCGGACGAGGGTGTTCTTAAGCTCCTTCCTGACGAGTTCGACGTCAACGTGCTCCAGATCGTGGCCGAGGGGAAGCTTCATCCTTTCAACGTGGCCAACCATCTCCCCCAGCTCGTTGAAGAGCCTCTCTGCCAGATCCCTGCCAACGCGGTCGGCGTCGGTCGCTATGATGAGGAGGTCTGCCCCAGCGGCGGCGCTCTTCGCTATCTCGACATTAGTTGTCGGGATTATGGATGAGATCGTTATGTTGTATTCGCTTCCTAAAGCGAGGCCCTGAAGGGCTTTGCTTACAACTTCCACGTCACTCGCACCTTCAACCAGAATTCTAACATCGACTATGGCCATTCCCATCACCTCACGGGGTCGTTACCCCTGTAGAACTAGGACGGCTCCTTTAAAAATCCTCCTCCAGCTCGATGTACAGGCTCGGCCTTTCAAGGACAACCCTCCCATCGGCAAGGAGGGACAGGCTCAGTGCGTGGATTTCAACTCCGGCCTTTTCAGCCTCGGCGAGCAGTTTCGCTATCTCGGGGTCACCCCGTCTGTAGGGCCGGAACTTCTCAACGCCCGGCATGGCCCCGATGAAGAATATCATGGCGTTCTTCCCAGCCTTCGAGAGTCCTATCAGCTCCATGATGTGCTTCCGTCCCCTGACGCTCGGGCAGTCCGGGTACATTGCGTACTCACCGTTATCTCCGCCGCGCAGGACGGCGCTCTTCATTTCGGCGTACACCTCGCCCCAGGGACACTCGAAGAGATAATCCAGGCGGGATTTTCCGACGGTGATTTCCTTCCTCTTTATCCTGCAGTTCCTGAGCCAGGGGATCAGACCTAACTCCAATGCCCTCTCAAAGGCCTTAGCCTGGGTTCGCGTGTCTATCACCGCTCCCCTTCCATTCAGGTCCTCAAAGGCCACCAGAACGAAATCCGTCTTTCCACCGCTCCTGGGCGTACAGAATGCCCTCCTGCCCGGGATCATAAACTCCTCCAAGCGGCCGGTGTTGGTCACCAGAGCTCTCCTCTCCTCACCATCAACCTCCACCAGCGCCACGAAGCGGTTGAGCCTTCTGAGGAATGTGCAGGGCACGGTCTTAAGTCTGAGCAACTCCATGTGGAAAAATTCGCCCGGGGACTAAAAAGCCTTTGGGCGGCACCTAAAACCTTAAATATCCCGGCCATGACCATTTAGATGGAAATCTAAACGAAAGGGGTGATGGTATGGTGGACTACGAGCTTCTCAAGAAGATAGTTGAGGCTCCCGGTGTTTCCGGGTACGAGTTCCTTGGCGTTAGAGACGTTGTTGTGGAGGCGTTCAAGCCCTACGTTGACGAGATCAAGGTTGACAAGCTCGGCAACGTCATAGCCCACAGAAAGGGCAAGGGCCCGAAGGTCATGCTGGCCGCGCACATGGATCAGATCGGCCTCATGGTGACCCACATCGAAAAGAATGGATTCCTTCGCGTTGCACCGGTTGGAGGGGTTGACCCGAGGACTTTGATAGCCCAGCGCTTCAAGGTCTGGATAGGCCCGAACGAGTTCATCTACGGTGTCGGTGGCTCCGTTCCGCCCCACATCCAGAAGCCGGAGCAGAGAAACAAGGCCCCGACCTGGGAGCAGGTCTTCATAGACATAGGTGCTGAGAGCAAGGAAGAGGCCGAGGAGATGGGCGTCAAGGTCGGCACGATAATCACATGGGACGGAAGGCTTGAGCGCCTTGGAAAGCACCGCCTGGTTAGCATAGCCTTCGACGACAGGATAGCCGTTTACACCCTCGTCAAGGCCGCCCAGGAGCTTGAGGAGACCGATGCGGACATATACTTCGTTGCCACCGTCCAGGAGGAGGTCGGCCTGAGGGGCGCCAGGGTTTCCGCCTTCGGCATCGACCCAGACTACGGCTTCGCCATCGACGTCACCATAGCGGCCGACGTCCCGGGAACGCCCGAGCACAAGCAGGTCACCCAGCTCGGTAAGGGAACCGCGATAAAGATAATGGACCGCTCCGTCATCTGCCACCCGACCATCGTCCGCTGGATGGAGGAGCTGGCAAAGAAGCACGAGATACCGTACCAGTGGGACATCCTCCTCGGCGGCGGAACCGATGCCGGTGCGATACACCTCAACAAGGCCGGCGTCCCAACCGGGGCGATAAGCGTTCCAGCCCGCTACATCCACTCCAACGCTGAGGTGGTCGACGAGCGCGACGTCGATGCAGGCGTCAAGCTGATGGTCAAGGTCCTTGAGGAAATACCCGAGTTCAGGCTCTGACTCCCCCTCTTTTCTTCCGCCAAATTTAAAAACCAGTTTGAGTACTCCACGGGGGACGAGTGAACAAGGGTGCCCCTCATGGAATCAGAAGTGGCAGAAGTGCCTTTCTCGGGCCGCTGGGAATCCATGGTAGCGATTGCCGCAAATCCGGGCGAGCTGTTTCCATCGTTTCCGTACCGGGCCAGGCTCGTAAGGGAGGGCGATAGAACCCTCG
This window encodes:
- a CDS encoding M42 family metallopeptidase, whose product is MVDYELLKKIVEAPGVSGYEFLGVRDVVVEAFKPYVDEIKVDKLGNVIAHRKGKGPKVMLAAHMDQIGLMVTHIEKNGFLRVAPVGGVDPRTLIAQRFKVWIGPNEFIYGVGGSVPPHIQKPEQRNKAPTWEQVFIDIGAESKEEAEEMGVKVGTIITWDGRLERLGKHRLVSIAFDDRIAVYTLVKAAQELEETDADIYFVATVQEEVGLRGARVSAFGIDPDYGFAIDVTIAADVPGTPEHKQVTQLGKGTAIKIMDRSVICHPTIVRWMEELAKKHEIPYQWDILLGGGTDAGAIHLNKAGVPTGAISVPARYIHSNAEVVDERDVDAGVKLMVKVLEEIPEFRL
- the sfsA gene encoding DNA/RNA nuclease SfsA, giving the protein MELLRLKTVPCTFLRRLNRFVALVEVDGEERRALVTNTGRLEEFMIPGRRAFCTPRSGGKTDFVLVAFEDLNGRGAVIDTRTQAKAFERALELGLIPWLRNCRIKRKEITVGKSRLDYLFECPWGEVYAEMKSAVLRGGDNGEYAMYPDCPSVRGRKHIMELIGLSKAGKNAMIFFIGAMPGVEKFRPYRRGDPEIAKLLAEAEKAGVEIHALSLSLLADGRVVLERPSLYIELEEDF
- a CDS encoding toprim domain-containing protein encodes the protein MAIVDVRILVEGASDVEVVSKALQGLALGSEYNITISSIIPTTNVEIAKSAAAGADLLIIATDADRVGRDLAERLFNELGEMVGHVERMKLPLGHDLEHVDVELVRKELKNTLVRAGLKSLQILPEYMALRNQLLDLKGRYDGLGEEYRKLKEEYEAVAKACEELREENEKLKEENEGLKALLESSRNIYRIDEAWKSLFPAEPVPDEAYIGKAVEKLGLAGRVIVGQGYIFAEDKGLVDELLRTVYLSMTIKEEPPKPPRPPVEEPPKPPEPEARREPEVIENAEVKPDDIEGLLKGL